A stretch of Ipomoea triloba cultivar NCNSP0323 chromosome 13, ASM357664v1 DNA encodes these proteins:
- the LOC116002677 gene encoding uncharacterized protein LOC116002677 — protein sequence MGKRDHQCQNPNEKDQRVQAVLDILRKQAPLTLKQEKFCNKGCVERFLKAKGDSVKKAAKHLRSCLVWRESLGIDRLMADEFSAELAEGVAYVAGHDESSRPVMIFRIKQDYQKFHSQKMFTVLLAFTVEVAIQTMAKNVEQFVILFDASFFRSASAFTNILLAAMKVVADYYPGRLHKAFVIDPPSLFSYLWKGVKAFVELAPLTMVVSSLDFEDSLEFNNFSTYPRAASLRFSPASVASSTAKIGPCSSSRFSFTVSHHFDSLKPWHLTLTDTSASKIGPTTVHSSTNLGSATISPLNARSTSFASPLARTPRGIAGATARKGFFPSTPLPQKTQEFDSAALHPRAARPSFFQSPAMFFKKDCHVTRPDKSRESFAPFLKFYRRPYDEMIYRSKMRPPLGGLIAIVPPHLKRRHMSVSQRF from the exons ATGGGTAAGAGAGATCATCAGTGTCAGAATCCAAACGAGAAAGATCAGAGAGTTCAAGCTGTTCTTGACATCCTCAGAAAACAAGCTCCTCTCACTCTCaaacag gaaaAATTCTGCAATAAGGGATGTGTGGAGAGGTTCTTGAAGGCGAAAGGGGACAGTGTGAAGAAGGCTGCGAAACATCTTCGTAGTTGTCTTGTTTGGAGGGAATCATTAGGCATAG ATCGTCTCATGGCTGATGAGTTCTCTGCTGAGCTTGCTGAAGGAGTGGCTTATGTTGCAGGCCATGATGAGAGTTCCAGACCTGTTATG ATTTTCAGGATCAAACAGGATTACCAGAAGTTCCATTCCCAGAAaat GTTTACTGTTTTGCTGGCGTTTACAGTGGAGGTGGCAATTCAAACCATGGCCAAAAATGTTGAACAGTTTGTGATACTCTTTGATGCCA GCTTTTTCAGATCAGCTTCTGCCTTTACGAACATCTTGTTGGCTGCAATGAAAGTGGTGGCAGATTATTACCCTGGCCGCCTTCATAAGGCCTTTGTGATTGACCCTCCTTCCCTCTTCTCCTATCTTTGGAAG GGAGTGAAGGCATTTGTGGAGCTGGCACCGTTGACCATGGTGGTATCATCGCTTGACTTTGAAGATTCTCTAGAGTTTAATAATTTCTCAACATATCCCAGAGCTGCATCCCTGAGATTTAGCCCTGCATCCGTGGCGTCATCAACGGCCAAGATTGGGCCATGTTCATCCTCAAGGTTCTCATTCACGGTCTCCCACCACTTTGACTCTCTCAAGCCATGGCACCTCACGTTGACCGACACGTCAGCGTCGAAGATAGGCCCCACCACCGTCCACTCGTCAACCAACCTGGGCTCCGCCACCATCTCACCGCTCAACGCCCGGTCCACGTCATTCGCCTCGCCCCTCGCCCGGACTCCACGTGGCATCGCCGGTGCCACCGCCCGGAAGGGTTTCTTTCCCTCCACGCCGCTGCCGCAGAAGACCCAAGAATTCGACTCTGCCGCCCTCCACCCACGCGCCGCCCGTCCCTCTTTCTTCCAGTCCCCGGCCATGTTCTTCAAGAAAGACTGCCACGTCACCCGACCCGACAAGTCCCGCGAGTCGTTCGCCCCATTCTTGAAGTTTTACCGCCGGCCGTATGACGAAATGATTTACCGGTCAAAGATGCGACCGCCGCTCGGCGGACTAATCGCCATTGTCCCACCACACCTCAAACGCCGCCACATGTCGGTGTCTCAAAGGTTTTAA